The DNA sequence TGTTGATTTCCGTTGCGGAAGGAAAATAATTGCTGACTTTAAATCCGTCTCCAACCATATGGAACGGGGAGCCTTTAAAAATCTTTTCTATTTTTCGATACATCTCTTCTCCTTTCTTTCTATTATCCGTTTTTTCTTCCCAGTTTTTTGCAGAGTCTCCGAAGTTCCACCTGTTCGGATGGCGTTAATGCACTCAACTCCTTCGTGATGACTCGTGCATGGTGAGGAAAAATTCTTTGAATGAGCACTTCTCCTTTTTTTGTTAAGCAGACCGTAATAAAACGACGGTCATCTTTCGAGCGCTCTCGCTCGACCAGACCACTTTTTTCCAGATGATCAATAACGGAAGTAATAGTTGCTCCAGTTCTTAATAATTTCTCCCCGAGGTCGGTCTGGCACATCGGTCCGCCGTGGAGAAGGACTTCCAACACGCCGAATTGGCTTGGTGTGAGTTGTTCCGTCTGGATATGATTGAAAGCCCGGGACCCCACCGAATCGGATGCTCGCATCAGATTGATAAAGGCGCTTAACGCCCGAACTTCGTCGTGGTTTCCTTTGTATTTACTTCCCATATAATTAGATTTCAAATGATTAGATATCTAATTATCTAACCATCGTTCGAATGAAGTCAAGGTCTGGTGAAATAAGAGTCGGTGCGCAAGGTTTGTTCCTTGAAATATGGAAAAAATTAATAATATCCCCAGGTTATGTTTGTGGTCCGTCAGAGTATTTTAGGCAGACTCTTATTTCCAGTGGAAAATGACGGATTTAAATCAGATCTTTGATCCTATGGATGTTTAAGACCGGGAAAGGACGGACCCAGACGGGAGATGAAGGAATAGAAAATTGTGGCACAACGCAACGATAAATTGGGAATTAACTTAAGCAAGTATTTTAAGGAAAGCGGTGACCACGGCTGGATCAAACTGTGATCCGGAACACCGTTGAAGTTCGTCAAAGGCAAATTCTTTTCCGGGCGCCTTCCGATAGGGGCGATCTGCGGTCATAGAGTCATAAGCATCTGCAGTGGCCAAAACACGAGATAGAAACGGGATGCTTTCTCCTTTTAGTCCATTCGGATATCCGGACCCGTTGAAGTTCTCATGATGGTGGGCAATCACAGGAAGAATTGCTTCTAATCCCCGGATCGGTTTAAGGATTTCGACCCCTTTCATGCAGTGCTGTTTAACGAGATTCGTTTCTTCCGGTGTCAGACGGCTCGGTTTGTCCAGGATCGATTCATAGATGCCTATTTTACCGATGTCGTGAAGAAGACCGGCTAGATGCAATGTCTTTTTGTCCTCTTCTGAAATGTGCATTTCGGTAGCTATCTTCACCGCATATTCGGCGACCCGTTCGGAGTGCTTTTGGGTCCAGGGGGATTTGGCTTCAACCGCCAGGGCTAGTGACACCGTCGTTGAAATAAGGAGGTTTTTAAGATCTTTAACGAGCGCTGCATTTTCCAGAGCGACTGAAATCTGGCTTGAGATCTTTTCTAATATTGAAAGATCCCCTTTGGTAAAGGCCGCAATCCGGCGGCTTGCCAGAACGAGAATGGCGGAAACTTCTCCCTTAACAAAGAGAGGAAATTTCATGTCTGAACGAAACCCCTCCTGGTAGAGAGTCCTGTCAATCAAAGGCAGATCTGATTCTTTAGAAAAATCCTGTCTGACAACGGGTTTTCGCATTGTAAATACTTCCGATGCGTGGGATCCATATAAAGGGACTTTGATCTTTCTCAAGGGATCCCCTTTTACTCCCGCTTCGTACTGGAAAAAGGCGTTTTGATCGTCCGTGGTAAGAATTGAGATCTGATCGGCCGCGACCAGACCAGAAATTCTTTGGCTTATTTCATTTAATATTTCCTTCCGATCCAGTCTGGAGAGAATACTCATATCGATTTCATGCATGGTGCTTATGGTCTCCAGATGACGGGAAAGGTCCAGATTTTTTTCCATCTCTTTGTGGTAATACCCGGCATTTTCAATCGTTGCAGCAGTTTGATGTGCGATTCCAAGGATTAAATTGATTTCTTTAAGGTTCCACGAACGGGGATTTGTTGTTTGGCCCACGTGCAAAGTGCCAATGACCTTACCCTGTCTGAGAATAGGCGTTATATGAAGAGAACGGGTTCCAAATACGGAAACTACCTCCCGTGCAATAAGAGGGCTTTGGAGACAGTCTGGAATACTGACCGGCTTCTTGGTTTTTAAAATCTCCGTAAAGAAGGCAAAA is a window from the Nitrospirota bacterium genome containing:
- a CDS encoding MarR family transcriptional regulator, translated to MGSKYKGNHDEVRALSAFINLMRASDSVGSRAFNHIQTEQLTPSQFGVLEVLLHGGPMCQTDLGEKLLRTGATITSVIDHLEKSGLVERERSKDDRRFITVCLTKKGEVLIQRIFPHHARVITKELSALTPSEQVELRRLCKKLGRKNG
- a CDS encoding GAF domain-containing protein; the encoded protein is MGDEIEAVTSGFEEVQASFGTTMKTFESQVRKQTKELVETKKDLVKLTGFLQRGKQEWESTFDAISDPISIIDQNYHIIRANRGLARRLGLAPKELIGRKCFEVFACRINPESGCPHDRSIVSGCSESREMNLTNLGGIFHVSTFPLEIQEESISGTVHIARDITEQKQLDIRFREEAEISAALLQVSEVLSDSLDLNTLLLKVIEVTTKLVHCDRSCIFLWDEESEVFIPQACLGFPENLLPKFRAQKFAPPHFAFFTEILKTKKPVSIPDCLQSPLIAREVVSVFGTRSLHITPILRQGKVIGTLHVGQTTNPRSWNLKEINLILGIAHQTAATIENAGYYHKEMEKNLDLSRHLETISTMHEIDMSILSRLDRKEILNEISQRISGLVAADQISILTTDDQNAFFQYEAGVKGDPLRKIKVPLYGSHASEVFTMRKPVVRQDFSKESDLPLIDRTLYQEGFRSDMKFPLFVKGEVSAILVLASRRIAAFTKGDLSILEKISSQISVALENAALVKDLKNLLISTTVSLALAVEAKSPWTQKHSERVAEYAVKIATEMHISEEDKKTLHLAGLLHDIGKIGIYESILDKPSRLTPEETNLVKQHCMKGVEILKPIRGLEAILPVIAHHHENFNGSGYPNGLKGESIPFLSRVLATADAYDSMTADRPYRKAPGKEFAFDELQRCSGSQFDPAVVTAFLKILA